From a region of the Neobacillus niacini genome:
- a CDS encoding proline racemase family protein has product MRADKVFTTIDTHTGGNPTRTVISGLPNLIGENMSEKMLYMKREYDWIRKLLMNEPRGHDVMSGALLTEPCHPEADIGVIYIETGGYLPMCGHDTIGVCTALIESGLIPVQEPVTSLNLDTPAGLVSVQVAVENGKAVEVSFCNIPAFLLKSVSMDIEGIGKVDADIAYGGNFYAIINAQSVGLDLTPENASTIIEKAITIRNAINESTDIVHPRYPFIKGLTHVEFFTDPTHEAADVKNTVIVPPGGIDRSPCGTGTSAKLAVMYAKQQIEIGEEFVHESIVGSLFRGKIIETTNVEGIEAVVTRITGSAWLMGMHRFFYHEEDPLKEGFLLIPPMNEHEMEDVK; this is encoded by the coding sequence ATGAGGGCAGATAAAGTATTTACTACGATTGATACTCACACAGGGGGCAATCCAACACGAACTGTCATTAGCGGTCTTCCAAACCTAATTGGGGAAAACATGTCTGAAAAAATGCTTTACATGAAAAGGGAATATGATTGGATCCGCAAATTATTAATGAATGAACCAAGGGGTCATGATGTCATGTCAGGTGCCTTACTTACTGAGCCGTGTCATCCAGAGGCCGATATCGGGGTCATCTACATTGAAACAGGTGGTTATTTGCCAATGTGCGGACATGATACAATTGGCGTTTGCACAGCCCTCATTGAATCAGGGCTCATTCCTGTTCAAGAGCCTGTTACTTCTTTGAATCTAGATACTCCAGCAGGTCTTGTTAGTGTACAAGTTGCTGTAGAAAACGGAAAAGCGGTGGAAGTTTCTTTTTGCAATATCCCTGCCTTTCTATTAAAAAGTGTTTCGATGGACATAGAAGGAATAGGGAAAGTAGATGCTGACATCGCCTATGGCGGGAATTTCTATGCAATTATTAACGCACAATCAGTCGGCTTAGATTTAACACCGGAAAATGCCTCAACCATAATTGAGAAAGCGATTACAATCAGAAATGCCATTAACGAGAGTACCGATATTGTTCATCCAAGATATCCATTCATTAAAGGATTAACCCATGTTGAATTTTTTACTGACCCAACACATGAAGCGGCGGATGTGAAAAATACAGTGATCGTCCCGCCAGGAGGGATTGACCGCTCGCCGTGTGGTACAGGTACATCTGCAAAGCTTGCTGTTATGTATGCGAAGCAGCAGATTGAAATTGGTGAGGAATTTGTACATGAAAGTATTGTGGGGTCACTTTTCCGTGGGAAGATTATTGAAACAACTAATGTAGAAGGAATTGAGGCAGTAGTGACTAGAATTACCGGTTCTGCTTGGCTAATGGGAATGCATCGATTCTTTTACCACGAGGAAGACCCATTAAAAGAAGGGTTCCTGCTGATTCCCCCGATGAATGAACATGAAATGGAGGACGTAAAGTGA
- a CDS encoding proline racemase family protein, translating to MKIEKAYSSIDVHVAGEAFRIIRNAPLVHYQTLEELYELFPQVYKEEQNLLLNEPRGFAGLNGCIVVPPLNREADAAVVFFNHYGTVPVHYSGLTAVITALLECGDLKPRDTSRYKIETVKGIVSITAVMKGDEVNSVTMESGFCQVIGKEESLSALTANYTLVQSDQTYAVFRKQDFPLEIQIEELADLRKWGQTVLKNLSPDVKGAILVDESRIAEGHIKSITFRDDLFIVRSPGFGPTLAVFTCLLSSGAISKQESLVNESIYGSQLEVQVSERKESSYQFTMTSRGFITGMQTFILDPTDPLAAGFLLK from the coding sequence GTGAAAATTGAAAAAGCCTATTCTTCCATAGATGTTCACGTTGCCGGAGAGGCCTTTCGAATCATCCGGAATGCACCGCTGGTCCATTATCAAACCTTGGAAGAGCTATATGAACTGTTCCCCCAGGTTTATAAAGAGGAGCAAAATTTATTATTAAATGAACCTCGCGGGTTTGCCGGATTGAATGGCTGTATTGTCGTACCGCCGCTCAATCGAGAGGCTGATGCTGCTGTCGTATTTTTCAATCATTATGGAACAGTCCCTGTCCATTACAGTGGTTTGACTGCTGTGATAACGGCTTTATTAGAATGCGGTGACCTAAAACCTAGAGATACAAGCCGATATAAAATTGAAACCGTGAAGGGCATTGTCTCCATTACAGCGGTAATGAAAGGGGATGAAGTTAATTCCGTTACGATGGAGAGCGGTTTCTGTCAGGTTATTGGGAAAGAGGAATCTTTATCAGCATTAACTGCAAACTATACACTTGTTCAATCTGATCAGACTTATGCCGTCTTTCGGAAACAGGACTTCCCATTGGAAATTCAAATTGAAGAATTAGCAGATTTGCGAAAATGGGGGCAAACAGTTCTGAAAAACTTAAGTCCAGATGTAAAAGGCGCCATATTAGTTGATGAGTCTAGGATTGCTGAGGGGCACATTAAATCTATCACCTTTCGGGATGACTTATTCATAGTCCGATCTCCAGGTTTTGGACCGACACTAGCTGTTTTTACTTGTCTACTTTCATCCGGAGCCATCTCGAAACAGGAGTCATTGGTGAATGAAAGCATTTATGGAAGTCAATTGGAAGTACAGGTTTCAGAACGGAAGGAATCTAGTTATCAATTTACCATGACTAGCCGTGGATTTATTACCGGTATGCAGACATTTATCTTGGATCCGACAGACCCATTAGCGGCTGGATTTTTATTGAAATAA
- a CDS encoding (2Fe-2S)-binding protein, producing the protein MINMENMVICRCEEVTYGELLSTAKEHKCTARELKLRTRAGMGFCGGRTCRVSVDKIIENTVPNASAGDILLKYQPPVRPVTFGSVGENQ; encoded by the coding sequence ATGATTAACATGGAAAACATGGTCATTTGCCGTTGTGAAGAAGTTACCTATGGTGAGCTTCTATCGACAGCAAAGGAGCATAAGTGTACAGCAAGAGAATTAAAATTGAGAACCCGTGCCGGTATGGGATTTTGTGGTGGAAGAACATGCAGGGTTTCGGTGGATAAAATCATCGAAAATACAGTTCCAAATGCTTCTGCGGGGGACATCCTGTTAAAATATCAGCCTCCAGTTAGACCTGTGACTTTTGGATCGGTAGGTGAAAACCAATGA
- the dapA gene encoding 4-hydroxy-tetrahydrodipicolinate synthase: MTNIRGAFPVLITPMTKEQEIDWGGVRNNVNYFVDQGVAGIVINGSTGEFVSLTKEEKYQMVEVVMKEVNGRIPVIVGTAAETTKETIENTKQAGAHGADCALIINSYYAKPKEDEIYFHFNEVSNAVNIPIMLYNNPFTSGVDMSTELMLKIGRDCENVTHIKESSGDIRKARDLARQAKGDFEVFCGSEELVMESYFVGATGWISVAGNIVPKLVTDMYNQFQKGELDQAWEINDRILPLCTFLEGSGKYVQIVKRAMDLLGQTGGPARYPRLGLTPEEDQTLKEILKSLNTVSLV, translated from the coding sequence ATGACAAATATTAGAGGAGCTTTTCCAGTATTAATTACCCCGATGACAAAGGAGCAGGAAATTGATTGGGGCGGTGTAAGGAATAACGTAAACTATTTTGTTGATCAAGGAGTAGCAGGTATTGTCATTAATGGAAGTACAGGTGAATTCGTTAGTTTAACAAAGGAAGAGAAGTATCAAATGGTTGAGGTCGTTATGAAAGAAGTAAACGGTCGTATTCCAGTCATTGTTGGTACTGCGGCGGAAACCACAAAAGAAACAATTGAGAATACGAAACAGGCTGGAGCTCATGGTGCTGACTGTGCACTGATTATTAATTCTTATTACGCGAAACCAAAAGAAGATGAAATCTACTTCCATTTTAATGAGGTGTCCAATGCAGTAAATATCCCTATCATGCTCTACAATAACCCATTCACATCCGGTGTAGATATGAGCACTGAGCTCATGCTTAAAATCGGAAGAGACTGTGAAAATGTTACACATATCAAGGAGTCAAGCGGGGACATCCGTAAGGCAAGGGATTTAGCAAGACAAGCAAAAGGGGATTTTGAAGTATTCTGCGGGTCAGAAGAATTGGTGATGGAATCTTATTTCGTTGGAGCAACGGGATGGATTTCTGTCGCTGGAAATATCGTACCAAAGCTAGTAACAGACATGTACAATCAATTCCAAAAAGGGGAACTTGACCAAGCGTGGGAAATCAACGACCGGATTCTGCCTCTCTGTACGTTCCTTGAAGGTTCCGGAAAATATGTTCAAATTGTTAAGCGGGCAATGGATTTACTTGGTCAAACAGGTGGGCCAGCCCGATATCCGCGTTTAGGTTTAACTCCGGAAGAGGACCAAACGCTCAAAGAAATTTTAAAGAGTTTAAATACTGTGTCTCTTGTTTAA
- a CDS encoding M24 family metallopeptidase — MQNLTQLRDQFDELGVNALLITNGRNRRYLTGFTGSAGVAVITKTEAALFVDFRYVEQANSQVKDFSVIQICGTVYEEISKMLDRLGITHLGFEAEDVTYQIFSQYNEKVKAEMVPLSGVIEMLRMIKTKEEIEKIKTAAKIADSAFTRILDFIRPGVTELDVANELEFYMRKLGATSSAYDIIVASGQRSALPHGVASTKLIETGDMVTLDFGAYYQGYRSDMTRTIAVGEPRAELKEIYNIVFEALSNALASIKPGITGQEADAFTRDYITEKGYGEQYGHGSGHGIGLDIHEEPFMSPKCDIILKPGMIVTVEPGIYIPDLSGVRIEDDILITEYGNNIITKSPKELIIL, encoded by the coding sequence ATGCAAAATCTAACACAATTAAGGGACCAGTTCGATGAATTAGGGGTTAATGCACTATTAATTACGAATGGCCGGAACCGCAGATATCTAACCGGTTTTACTGGGAGTGCTGGGGTTGCTGTTATTACAAAAACAGAAGCTGCCTTATTTGTGGATTTTCGTTATGTAGAACAAGCCAATTCACAAGTAAAAGATTTTTCGGTCATCCAAATATGTGGAACAGTCTATGAAGAAATATCGAAAATGCTGGATCGATTAGGCATTACCCATTTAGGCTTTGAAGCAGAAGATGTAACCTATCAAATATTTTCACAGTACAATGAGAAAGTAAAGGCTGAAATGGTTCCACTCTCGGGAGTTATTGAAATGCTTAGGATGATTAAAACAAAAGAAGAAATTGAAAAGATAAAAACTGCTGCAAAAATTGCCGATTCTGCATTTACTAGGATATTAGACTTCATACGCCCTGGTGTAACGGAACTTGATGTAGCAAACGAATTAGAATTTTATATGAGGAAATTGGGGGCCACGTCATCGGCATATGATATCATCGTTGCTTCTGGTCAACGCTCTGCACTTCCCCATGGAGTTGCGAGTACAAAGTTAATTGAAACAGGCGACATGGTGACACTTGATTTTGGTGCTTACTATCAAGGGTATCGTTCTGATATGACAAGAACAATCGCAGTAGGCGAACCGAGAGCGGAATTAAAAGAAATATATAATATTGTGTTTGAGGCGCTATCAAATGCCCTTGCATCTATAAAACCAGGTATAACAGGTCAGGAGGCTGATGCATTTACTAGGGATTATATAACAGAGAAGGGCTATGGAGAACAGTATGGACATGGATCTGGACATGGTATAGGATTAGATATTCATGAGGAACCTTTCATGTCTCCGAAGTGTGATATAATTCTAAAACCTGGAATGATTGTTACTGTTGAGCCAGGTATATATATTCCCGACCTAAGCGGTGTGCGAATAGAGGACGATATTTTAATAACTGAATATGGAAATAATATAATTACAAAATCGCCAAAGGAGCTTATTATTTTGTAG
- a CDS encoding sigma-54 interaction domain-containing protein, whose amino-acid sequence MVFFIQSAKDVLNNFPGPASSLEHLTQCNGKIYYTPSENTSQIPCKIINEDDSIDILIQAFKHHSVVVLLNQNKQLSACITAGQMIEFLSKIYRQLLAFYETVIQTTDSSVSVIDADEYVRTWTKGAEKIFSVPHQEIIGKPITDFFDKNKLEILQTLQKGKRITAQYHQPRSDLFVLINTNPVYFESRIIGAVASETDVTNQVMLNEKLFNMSNEVRRLEQEVAKYKHYDDSFRFIKGKSSAIQETIGIARKVCTVKSTVLILGESGVGKEVFAKAIHEASEKPNAPFITINCGAIPASLFESELFGYERGAFSGADYKGKKGKIELAKGGTLFLDEIGEMPLEMQVKLLRVLQERKFYRVGGEKEINIDFRVIAATNRDLLELMKQEKFREDLYYRLNVVTLYIPPLRERREDIIELTHHYLNEFSQNYQRPIHDFSPEVMQTMLRYEWPGNIRELRNMVERLVVFATDGVIRKEYLLFTASDKVQNTPTLPDEIENIETNHTILSLQEEMDQYEKRVIERALKIVNGNKLECSRRLGITRATLYNRLKRLGLD is encoded by the coding sequence ATGGTTTTTTTCATCCAATCTGCCAAAGATGTATTGAACAACTTCCCGGGTCCCGCATCATCTCTTGAACACCTAACACAGTGTAATGGAAAGATTTATTACACCCCCTCAGAAAACACATCACAGATTCCTTGTAAAATCATCAATGAGGATGATTCTATCGACATTCTCATTCAAGCATTTAAGCACCATTCAGTAGTAGTTCTTCTTAACCAAAACAAGCAGCTATCCGCCTGCATCACAGCTGGTCAAATGATTGAATTCCTCAGTAAGATTTATAGGCAGCTGCTAGCATTCTATGAAACTGTTATTCAAACAACGGATTCATCCGTTAGTGTGATCGATGCTGATGAATATGTCCGTACTTGGACAAAAGGAGCGGAGAAAATCTTCTCTGTTCCACATCAGGAAATTATCGGTAAACCCATTACAGATTTTTTTGACAAAAACAAACTAGAAATCTTGCAAACGTTACAAAAAGGAAAGCGCATTACCGCACAGTACCATCAGCCTCGGTCCGATTTATTTGTATTAATTAATACCAATCCAGTGTACTTTGAAAGTCGTATTATCGGAGCTGTTGCTTCCGAAACTGATGTGACCAATCAAGTCATGTTGAATGAAAAGTTATTTAACATGTCCAATGAAGTTCGTCGTTTAGAACAAGAAGTGGCAAAGTATAAACATTACGACGATTCATTTCGGTTTATAAAAGGGAAAAGTTCTGCCATTCAGGAAACGATCGGAATCGCTAGAAAAGTATGTACGGTTAAATCAACCGTGTTGATTTTAGGGGAAAGCGGTGTCGGTAAAGAAGTTTTTGCCAAAGCTATTCATGAAGCTAGTGAAAAACCCAATGCCCCTTTTATTACGATCAACTGTGGGGCAATACCGGCATCACTTTTTGAAAGTGAACTATTTGGGTATGAACGTGGCGCCTTTTCCGGTGCCGATTATAAAGGCAAAAAAGGAAAAATTGAGCTTGCAAAGGGTGGAACATTATTTCTTGATGAAATTGGTGAAATGCCGCTAGAAATGCAGGTAAAACTGCTTCGAGTGCTTCAGGAACGGAAATTTTACCGTGTTGGGGGCGAAAAAGAAATCAATATCGATTTCCGGGTCATTGCCGCAACTAATCGGGATTTACTTGAATTAATGAAGCAAGAGAAATTTCGTGAAGATTTATATTACCGGTTAAATGTTGTGACGCTCTATATCCCTCCATTAAGAGAAAGGCGGGAGGATATTATCGAACTGACCCACCATTATTTAAATGAGTTTTCTCAAAACTATCAGCGGCCAATTCATGACTTTTCACCTGAGGTAATGCAGACAATGCTACGCTATGAATGGCCAGGGAATATTCGTGAACTTCGAAATATGGTGGAACGGCTTGTCGTTTTTGCGACAGATGGGGTCATCAGGAAAGAGTACTTACTATTTACAGCCTCTGATAAAGTCCAAAACACCCCTACTCTCCCGGACGAGATTGAAAATATAGAAACAAACCACACCATTTTATCCCTCCAGGAAGAAATGGATCAATATGAAAAGAGAGTAATTGAAAGAGCATTAAAGATTGTAAATGGAAATAAATTAGAGTGTTCGAGGAGGCTCGGCATCACAAGGGCAACACTATACAACCGATTGAAGCGACTTGGATTGGATTAA
- a CDS encoding NAD(P)/FAD-dependent oxidoreductase: MKHCDILVVGGGIIGCAIAYYVSKSGRDVTVIEKGEFVSGTSSRCDGNILAIDKDPGFDSQMSLVSQRLVDDLSMELEHKFEYRAPGSILVCESEDEMVAAQKWVDRQKAAGLAFRMLDREDIRQESPFFANDLLGGLECATDSTVNPYMLAFALLEKAKKQGVKAFKQTEVKEIKREHGIFVVETTNGVFTANHVVNAAGVWSPRIGEMLDLSIPIKPRKGHIIVASRQQHVGSRKVMEFGYLISKFGGERRVDPLTEKYGVALVFEPTESQNFLIGSSREFVGFNTKVNNEIIKCIANRAIRFYPKMADMMVIRSYAGLRPWTEDHLPIVSRVEGIPNFYIAAGHEGDGISLAAVTGKVVEELINEKDTCIPTEPLRFERFKERVCTI; encoded by the coding sequence ATGAAACACTGTGACATTCTCGTAGTTGGCGGGGGAATCATTGGTTGTGCTATAGCCTATTATGTATCCAAATCAGGCAGGGATGTCACTGTCATTGAAAAAGGGGAATTTGTCAGCGGCACATCTTCCCGTTGTGATGGAAATATTTTAGCGATTGATAAAGATCCCGGGTTTGATAGTCAAATGTCTTTAGTCAGTCAACGTTTGGTAGACGACTTGAGCATGGAACTTGAACATAAGTTTGAATATCGTGCACCTGGCAGCATCCTCGTTTGTGAGTCCGAGGACGAGATGGTGGCTGCTCAAAAATGGGTTGATCGTCAAAAGGCAGCCGGATTAGCGTTTAGAATGCTGGATCGCGAGGATATACGTCAGGAGTCACCTTTCTTTGCGAATGATTTATTAGGGGGATTAGAGTGTGCAACGGATTCAACCGTTAATCCGTATATGCTTGCATTTGCGTTACTAGAGAAAGCAAAGAAGCAAGGCGTAAAGGCATTTAAGCAAACAGAGGTAAAAGAAATAAAAAGAGAACATGGTATTTTTGTTGTTGAAACAACTAATGGAGTATTTACTGCCAATCATGTCGTGAATGCAGCTGGTGTATGGTCACCTAGAATTGGCGAGATGCTTGATCTTTCTATCCCTATCAAACCAAGAAAAGGCCATATTATCGTGGCATCAAGACAGCAGCATGTCGGCTCCCGAAAAGTAATGGAGTTTGGCTACTTGATTTCAAAGTTTGGCGGGGAGCGCCGGGTAGATCCGTTAACAGAGAAATATGGAGTGGCACTTGTATTCGAACCAACTGAAAGTCAAAACTTCTTAATCGGCAGCAGCCGTGAATTTGTGGGCTTTAATACAAAAGTAAACAATGAAATCATTAAGTGTATTGCCAATCGAGCAATTCGTTTTTATCCCAAAATGGCAGATATGATGGTGATTCGTTCCTACGCAGGATTGCGTCCTTGGACAGAAGATCATCTGCCAATCGTTTCAAGGGTTGAGGGAATTCCAAATTTCTATATTGCTGCTGGTCATGAGGGGGATGGTATTAGTCTTGCTGCTGTAACTGGGAAAGTGGTGGAGGAACTTATTAACGAAAAAGACACTTGCATTCCAACTGAACCGCTTCGTTTTGAGCGTTTTAAAGAAAGGGTGTGTACAATATGA
- a CDS encoding alanine/glycine:cation symporter family protein, translated as MEEFVNWLAGLVWGNGLVILALGAGLIFTVATRFVQVRYFKEMIKLLFEGKSSEEGISSFQAFCLALSGRVGVGNIAGVATAIAFGGPGAVFWMCVMALLGGASAFIESTLAQVYKTKVGNEYRGGTPYFIEKGLGLKWFAVLMAVVVTISYGFLTPGVQANNIAAGMENAFGINKIVTGIFLVVLLGAIIFGGVKRIASVSQTVVPFMAGGYVVMTFVILAANIKEIPEMISLIITSAFGVNQAFGGIVGAAIAWGVRRSIFSNVAGAGEATYSSAAAEVSHPAKQGLVQAFSIYIDTIVVCTATALMILVTGMYNVTPEGKEPIVQPLENIEAGPAYTQMAVETVIPGFGSAFVSIAIFFFAFTTLMAYYYIAETTLVYLSGKQDIPWLKTILKIVLLIMTFVGCVYSASTMWALGDIGFGSMAWLSFIAILLLIKPALKVLKDYDIQKRAGKDPVFNPIKAGIKGADFWEEKCIEVEKKSSLDSKSII; from the coding sequence ATGGAAGAATTCGTTAATTGGCTGGCGGGACTAGTATGGGGGAATGGCCTGGTCATCCTTGCATTAGGTGCAGGCTTAATCTTCACAGTTGCAACGCGGTTTGTGCAAGTTAGGTATTTTAAAGAGATGATTAAATTATTGTTCGAAGGAAAAAGCTCTGAGGAAGGAATTTCCTCATTTCAAGCATTTTGTTTGGCTTTGTCCGGGCGTGTAGGTGTTGGCAATATAGCTGGTGTCGCCACCGCCATTGCTTTCGGGGGTCCAGGAGCGGTTTTTTGGATGTGTGTAATGGCGCTATTAGGAGGCGCAAGTGCTTTTATAGAATCAACACTAGCCCAAGTATACAAAACGAAAGTTGGAAATGAATACCGTGGGGGAACTCCATATTTTATTGAAAAAGGTTTAGGACTTAAGTGGTTTGCTGTTTTGATGGCCGTGGTGGTAACCATCTCTTATGGATTTTTGACACCAGGTGTCCAGGCAAATAATATTGCTGCTGGTATGGAAAATGCTTTTGGTATAAATAAAATAGTCACTGGTATTTTCTTAGTTGTTTTACTTGGTGCGATTATTTTTGGGGGAGTTAAACGAATCGCCAGTGTTTCGCAAACCGTTGTCCCTTTTATGGCAGGAGGATATGTAGTAATGACGTTTGTCATTTTAGCTGCAAATATTAAAGAAATCCCTGAAATGATATCACTTATTATTACTAGTGCATTTGGAGTAAATCAGGCATTTGGAGGAATTGTCGGTGCTGCTATTGCTTGGGGTGTTCGGAGGTCGATTTTTTCAAATGTGGCAGGTGCCGGTGAAGCAACCTATAGTTCGGCAGCGGCTGAAGTATCTCACCCTGCAAAACAAGGATTGGTACAGGCATTTTCTATTTATATTGATACAATTGTCGTTTGTACTGCAACTGCCTTGATGATTCTTGTAACAGGAATGTACAACGTTACACCTGAAGGGAAAGAACCAATTGTTCAACCGCTAGAAAATATTGAAGCAGGCCCTGCTTATACACAGATGGCAGTGGAAACCGTTATACCGGGGTTTGGATCAGCGTTTGTTTCGATTGCCATATTCTTCTTCGCTTTTACCACCTTAATGGCTTATTACTATATTGCCGAAACAACACTTGTTTATTTAAGTGGAAAACAAGATATTCCTTGGCTGAAAACAATCTTAAAAATTGTCTTGCTAATCATGACATTTGTTGGTTGTGTATATTCAGCATCAACAATGTGGGCGCTGGGGGATATAGGATTTGGATCGATGGCGTGGTTAAGTTTTATAGCAATTTTACTATTAATCAAACCGGCTTTAAAAGTATTAAAGGATTATGACATTCAAAAAAGGGCTGGGAAAGATCCGGTGTTTAATCCAATTAAAGCTGGCATAAAAGGTGCTGATTTTTGGGAGGAAAAGTGTATTGAGGTAGAAAAAAAATCTTCTTTAGATAGTAAATCAATTATATAA
- a CDS encoding (2Fe-2S)-binding protein, protein MNRILDHPILGKITDRKTIPFQYDGTTYEAFKHETIAAALLANGLRKLRVHEESGTPRGIYCNIGHCMECRVTVNGQANVRACLTVVENDMVVESGKQLPNIVKRMVEQG, encoded by the coding sequence ATGAATAGAATATTAGATCACCCCATCCTAGGAAAAATAACAGATCGAAAAACGATTCCCTTCCAATATGATGGAACTACCTATGAAGCCTTTAAACATGAGACCATCGCCGCTGCTCTACTTGCAAACGGATTAAGAAAGCTGCGTGTTCACGAAGAAAGCGGAACACCTCGAGGGATTTATTGCAATATCGGCCACTGTATGGAGTGCCGGGTAACCGTTAATGGACAGGCAAACGTTCGAGCATGCTTAACAGTTGTAGAAAACGACATGGTCGTGGAGAGTGGAAAACAGCTACCAAATATAGTCAAAAGGATGGTGGAACAGGGATGA
- a CDS encoding aldehyde dehydrogenase family protein, whose product MLTAQLGLKPKVKEFLEGKIELFIESKFVPSVSGKTFETLNPATEEVLAVVSEAQEEDIDLAVKAARRAFESGPWPDMSAAERARVIYKFADLIEEHKEELAQLEALDNGKPYAVALADDIPATVEQFRYYAGWATKILGQTVPISKDYLNYTRHEPIGVVGQIIPWNYPLTMASWKMGAALATGCTIVLKPAEQTPLSILYAAKLIQEAGFPPGVVNIVPGIGVTAGAAIVHHPDVDKVAFTGSTATGKYIMRQAAETIKNITLELGGKSPNIILEDADLTEAIPGAFNGIMYNHGQNCSAGSRVFVHRKHYEHLVEELAKMANQVKLGFGMDPNTEMGPLVSEKQMERVLGYIEKGIEEGARVAAGGKKAFDKGYFVQPTVFADVTDDMVIVKEEIFGPVVVVLPFDTVEEVIERANNTPYGLAAGVWTKDIKVAHKVANKLKAGTVWINDYNLEDPAAAFGGYKQSGIGREMGTYALDNYTEVKSVWVNIK is encoded by the coding sequence ATGTTAACAGCCCAACTTGGATTAAAACCGAAAGTGAAAGAGTTTTTAGAAGGTAAAATTGAGCTTTTTATCGAAAGTAAATTTGTTCCGTCCGTCAGCGGCAAAACATTTGAAACCTTGAATCCTGCAACAGAGGAAGTACTTGCAGTTGTGAGCGAAGCGCAGGAAGAAGACATTGATTTAGCTGTTAAAGCGGCAAGGAGAGCTTTTGAATCTGGACCATGGCCAGATATGAGCGCCGCGGAAAGAGCACGGGTTATTTACAAATTTGCTGATTTGATTGAGGAGCATAAAGAAGAACTAGCCCAGCTGGAAGCATTAGACAATGGCAAGCCCTACGCTGTTGCATTGGCAGATGACATTCCGGCTACAGTTGAGCAGTTCCGCTACTATGCTGGCTGGGCAACGAAAATCCTTGGCCAGACTGTGCCGATTTCTAAAGACTATTTGAATTATACAAGGCATGAGCCCATTGGCGTTGTTGGACAAATCATTCCCTGGAATTATCCATTAACGATGGCATCATGGAAAATGGGTGCTGCATTGGCAACAGGCTGCACCATCGTGTTAAAGCCAGCTGAACAAACCCCATTATCCATCCTGTATGCTGCGAAGCTTATTCAGGAAGCAGGTTTTCCACCTGGAGTGGTCAACATCGTTCCAGGAATCGGGGTAACAGCAGGTGCAGCTATCGTCCACCATCCTGATGTAGATAAGGTTGCTTTCACTGGTTCAACCGCTACCGGCAAATATATTATGCGCCAGGCGGCTGAAACGATTAAAAACATTACTCTTGAGCTTGGCGGCAAGTCGCCAAACATTATTTTGGAAGACGCTGATTTAACAGAGGCGATTCCCGGGGCATTTAATGGTATTATGTATAACCATGGACAAAACTGCAGTGCCGGCTCCCGGGTATTTGTCCACAGAAAACACTATGAGCATTTAGTAGAAGAATTGGCGAAAATGGCCAATCAGGTAAAACTGGGATTTGGGATGGATCCAAATACTGAAATGGGTCCTCTCGTATCGGAAAAGCAAATGGAGCGGGTGCTAGGCTATATTGAAAAAGGAATCGAAGAAGGGGCAAGGGTAGCTGCCGGAGGTAAAAAAGCATTTGATAAGGGATATTTCGTCCAGCCAACCGTGTTTGCTGATGTAACGGATGACATGGTGATTGTCAAAGAGGAAATTTTTGGACCAGTGGTTGTTGTATTGCCGTTTGATACAGTGGAAGAAGTCATTGAAAGAGCAAACAATACGCCATATGGCCTTGCTGCTGGCGTTTGGACGAAGGATATTAAAGTGGCACACAAAGTAGCAAACAAGTTAAAAGCAGGAACTGTCTGGATTAATGATTACAATTTAGAGGATCCGGCAGCAGCTTTTGGCGGATATAAACAATCCGGCATCGGACGGGAAATGGGGACCTATGCACTTGATAATTACACAGAAGTCAAAAGCGTCTGGGTAAACATCAAGTAA